A window of Conger conger chromosome 13, fConCon1.1, whole genome shotgun sequence contains these coding sequences:
- the LOC133108409 gene encoding nicotinamide N-methyltransferase-like isoform X1, translating to MADSDHVTFTEGTFYQGHFDSRAYLKNYLTVSGECPKVLAFLLRCLHETFASGNLKGKKLIEIGCGPTVYCLISASKYFEEMVMSDFTDCNRREVEMWLKNEEGCYDWRPVIQFVCDLEGRSRSPEEVEQRMKQAVKQVLKCDVREKNPFHPLTMEPADCIVSSLCLEAACKDQETYRWALGSIAALIKPGGALVLIGVLNETFYLVGQHRFSCLVLSQSIIEEILRDLGFSIKQVNIQLTDGSEKEFYDAESFFHLVAHKTK from the exons ATGGCTGACTCAGACCACGTAACATTTACAGAAGGCACATTTTACCAGGGACATTTTGACAGCAGAGCATACTTAAAAAATTACTTGACGGTTAGCGGTGAATGCCCTAAGGTTTTGGCTTTCCTGCTACGCTGCCTGCACGAGACATTTGCATCAG gaaATCTCAAGGGCAAGAAGCTGATCGAAATAGGATGTGGACCTACAGTCTATTGTTTAATAAGTGCCAGCAAATACTTTGAAGAAATGGTGATGTCAGACTTTACCGACTGCAATCGCAGAGAGGTTGAGATGTGGCTGAAAAATGAGGAGGGCTGTTATGACTGGCGTCCTGTCATCCAGTTTGTCTGTGACCTGGAAGGCAGAAG CAGGTCACCAGAAGAGGTGGAGCAGAGGATGAAGCAGGCAGTGAAGCAGGTGCTGAAATGTGACGTTCGAGAGAAGAACCCTTTCCACCCTCTGACCATGGAGCCGGCGGACTGCATAGTGTCCAGTCTGTGTCTGGAGGCTGCCTGCAAGGACCAGGAGACGTACCGCTGGGCTCTGGGCAGTATCGCGGCTCTCATTAAACCTGGGGGTGCACTTGTGCTCATTGGGGTCCTCAATGAGACCTTCTACCTCGTGGGGCAGCACAGGTTCTCCTGTCTGGTTCTCAGTCAGAGCATAATTGAGGAGATTCTGCGCGACCTGGGCTTCTCCATCAAGCAGGTCAACATCCAGTTAACGGATGGGAGCGAAAAAGAGTTCTATGATGCCGAGTCGTTTTTTCACCTGGTTGCTCACAAAACAAAATAG
- the LOC133108409 gene encoding nicotinamide N-methyltransferase-like isoform X2, with protein sequence MVMSDFTDCNRREVEMWLKNEEGCYDWRPVIQFVCDLEGRSRSPEEVEQRMKQAVKQVLKCDVREKNPFHPLTMEPADCIVSSLCLEAACKDQETYRWALGSIAALIKPGGALVLIGVLNETFYLVGQHRFSCLVLSQSIIEEILRDLGFSIKQVNIQLTDGSEKEFYDAESFFHLVAHKTK encoded by the exons ATGGTGATGTCAGACTTTACCGACTGCAATCGCAGAGAGGTTGAGATGTGGCTGAAAAATGAGGAGGGCTGTTATGACTGGCGTCCTGTCATCCAGTTTGTCTGTGACCTGGAAGGCAGAAG CAGGTCACCAGAAGAGGTGGAGCAGAGGATGAAGCAGGCAGTGAAGCAGGTGCTGAAATGTGACGTTCGAGAGAAGAACCCTTTCCACCCTCTGACCATGGAGCCGGCGGACTGCATAGTGTCCAGTCTGTGTCTGGAGGCTGCCTGCAAGGACCAGGAGACGTACCGCTGGGCTCTGGGCAGTATCGCGGCTCTCATTAAACCTGGGGGTGCACTTGTGCTCATTGGGGTCCTCAATGAGACCTTCTACCTCGTGGGGCAGCACAGGTTCTCCTGTCTGGTTCTCAGTCAGAGCATAATTGAGGAGATTCTGCGCGACCTGGGCTTCTCCATCAAGCAGGTCAACATCCAGTTAACGGATGGGAGCGAAAAAGAGTTCTATGATGCCGAGTCGTTTTTTCACCTGGTTGCTCACAAAACAAAATAG
- the LOC133107979 gene encoding indolethylamine N-methyltransferase-like isoform X1 yields MADSDHVTFTEGTFYQGHFDSRAYLKNYLTASGECPKVLAFLLRCLHETFASGNLKGKKLIEIGCGPTVYCLISASKYFEEMVMSDFTDCNRREVEMWLKNEEGCYDWRPVIQFVCDLEGRSRSPEEVEQRMKQAVKQVLKCDVREKNPFHPLTMEPADCIVSSLCLEAACKDQETYRRALGSIAALIKPGGALVLIGVLNETFYLVGQHRFSCLVLSQSIIEEILRDLGFSIKQVNIQLTDGSEKEFYDAESFFHLVAHKTK; encoded by the exons ATGGCTGACTCAGACCACGTAACATTTACAGAAGGCACATTTTACCAGGGACATTTTGACAGCAGAGCATACTTAAAAAATTACTTAACGGCTAGCGGTGAATGCCCTAAGGTTTTGGCTTTCCTTCTACGCTGCCTGCACGAGACATTTGCATCAG gaaATCTCAAGGGCAAGAAGCTGATAGAAATAGGATGTGGACCTACAGTCTATTGTTTAATAAGTGCCAGCAAATACTTTGAAGAAATGGTGATGTCAGACTTTACCGACTGCAATCGCAGAGAGGTTGAGATGTGGCTGAAAAATGAGGAGGGCTGTTATGACTGGCGTCCCGTCATCCAGTTTGTCTGTGACCTGGAAGGCAGAAG CAGGTCACCAGAAGAGGTGGAGCAGAGGATGAAGCAGGCAGTGAAGCAGGTGCTGAAATGTGACGTTCGAGAGAAGAACCCTTTCCACCCTCTGACCATGGAGCCGGCGGACTGCATAGTGTCCAGTCTGTGTCTGGAGGCTGCCTGCAAGGACCAGGAGACGTACCGCCGGGCTCTGGGCAGTATCGCGGCTCTCATTAAACCTGGGGGTGCACTTGTGCTCATTGGGGTCCTCAATGAGACCTTCTACCTCGTGGGGCAGCACAGGTTCTCCTGTCTGGTTCTCAGTCAGAGCATAATTGAGGAGATTCTGCGCGACCTGGGCTTCTCCATCAAGCAGGTCAACATCCAGTTAACGGATGGGAGCGAAAAAGAGTTCTATGATGCCGAGTCGTTTTTTCACCTGGTTGCTCACAAAACAAAATAG
- the LOC133107979 gene encoding nicotinamide N-methyltransferase-like isoform X2 — protein MVMSDFTDCNRREVEMWLKNEEGCYDWRPVIQFVCDLEGRSRSPEEVEQRMKQAVKQVLKCDVREKNPFHPLTMEPADCIVSSLCLEAACKDQETYRRALGSIAALIKPGGALVLIGVLNETFYLVGQHRFSCLVLSQSIIEEILRDLGFSIKQVNIQLTDGSEKEFYDAESFFHLVAHKTK, from the exons ATGGTGATGTCAGACTTTACCGACTGCAATCGCAGAGAGGTTGAGATGTGGCTGAAAAATGAGGAGGGCTGTTATGACTGGCGTCCCGTCATCCAGTTTGTCTGTGACCTGGAAGGCAGAAG CAGGTCACCAGAAGAGGTGGAGCAGAGGATGAAGCAGGCAGTGAAGCAGGTGCTGAAATGTGACGTTCGAGAGAAGAACCCTTTCCACCCTCTGACCATGGAGCCGGCGGACTGCATAGTGTCCAGTCTGTGTCTGGAGGCTGCCTGCAAGGACCAGGAGACGTACCGCCGGGCTCTGGGCAGTATCGCGGCTCTCATTAAACCTGGGGGTGCACTTGTGCTCATTGGGGTCCTCAATGAGACCTTCTACCTCGTGGGGCAGCACAGGTTCTCCTGTCTGGTTCTCAGTCAGAGCATAATTGAGGAGATTCTGCGCGACCTGGGCTTCTCCATCAAGCAGGTCAACATCCAGTTAACGGATGGGAGCGAAAAAGAGTTCTATGATGCCGAGTCGTTTTTTCACCTGGTTGCTCACAAAACAAAATAG